Sequence from the Pararhizobium gei genome:
CAATCCGGCCTGATCGAGACCCACCTGCTCCATCCGGAAGCGCCGCTGCAGATAGCGTCCGACTACGGTATCGGAGAGCGCGTTTTGCTTTGCGACCGCCTTGCCGGTGAGAATGCCGATATACATCGTCACCAGGATTGCGCCGGTCATGACGATCTGCGTTGCGACGAAACGGGCAAGCCCGACATAACCGGACAGCGCGGCAATGATCAGAGCGGCGCCGGTGACCACGAAGAGGACCGAGCCGCCGCGTGGCCACGGCAGACCGCGGCTGCTCAGCGATTCGCCGGCCGGCACGATCGGCCTGATAAGCGCCATCGCCATCAGGATGAGACCGGTGATGACGGATGCGATCAGGCTCTTGACAACGGTGAGCACGACGGGCGAGCCAAGAACCTCGCTGATCGTGCCTGCAAGGTAGTCCAGCACGTTCACCAGCGCCATGGCAAAGATCGCGAACACCAGCTGGCGCGCGCCACGATCCGACACCCGCACGAGCCGCCAGCCGCTTTCCCGCGGCGCAAACACCGCCTGGGCCAGTGTGGTGACGAAAATCAGAGCGATGCAGACGGCGAGCGATGCCGAAACGATGGGCGCGATATCGAGCCGCAGCACATTGAAGGTCTGCAGAAAGAAATAGCTGGTGACGGCAAAGGCCGCCATCGACATGGTCGGGATCATCGTCGACCAGAATGCGACGGACAAACGGGTGATGTAACCGGGAGCCTCCTTGCGGATCGCCCGGTGGATGAGCGGCGCAAAGACCTTGCGCGTGCCGGCCAGCAGAACGAGTGCCGCGCAAAGCGACAGGAAAAGCGCCGTAAGCAGCTGCAGTCTCTTGAAGTTCCAGGCGAAGGAAAGCCAGCTGCCAAGCGTTCGGGACAGGGCCTGCCGCTCCAGGGTGATCGCAGCCATGGCCTCGGTCATGACGGACCGGTCGATACCTGTATATTTCAGCAGCGTGTTGCTGAAGAGTGCGCGTCGCGCCGCCGTGATGCCGTTCGACAGTTTCGTCGATTGAATCGACAGTTCTTCGGCTGTGCCCGTCAGAGCGTTGATCGCGCCGCGCTCCGCGGCGAGACGCTTGCGCTCCTCTGCCACCACATCGGCCTCTGGTGGCGCCCCCTCGGCGGGCGGTTCACCGAGCTCCGTCAGACGCGCCTTGATCTGATCGAGCCGGGGACGGCTTGCGACGGAGATGCCGATGATCTGTTTGCCGATGGCATCGATCTCGACCTTCAGTTCCGCCAGCCGGTTGTCGTCATCTTGTGCGGCGGCGGCCAGCTCGGCGAAACGCGCCAGCTGCTTGCGTGCCGCCTCGAGCTGCTCGGTCGTCTGCACCTCGGGGCTCGCAGCGTCCGCAGCCGGTTGCTGTGTCGCATTTACGGCAGACTGCTGTGCCAGTGCCGGCGCGGCGGCAACAAGAAGCAAAGACAGAAGCATACCAGCCAGTTTAGACATCATCGGCAACGACATTTCCTTTCACCGACCGCTTTCCCGCAAGAACCGGGTGACAGCCCCATTTCGGCAGTGGCATAATATCAGGCGCCACGGCATGCAAAAACGTTTCCCGGCATTGGCGGCTTTTCTTCGCATTCGAAAGCGCGAGCCCGGCTGAGACGGAATGCGTTCCGCCGCCGAGGAATGCCGGTCGAACCTCGCCACGGTTCAGAAAGCGGCCGAGTGGCGAATGCCCTCGCAGTGCCGGATGGCAAAATTGAGGTATTCGGCTCCCAAGCTCCGTATACAATGTGACCAAGCCTCAGATCGGCAATTTTTCGAATGCCCGGAGAGCTGAGAGAAACGCTGGCTCTTCGCTCGTCATCACAGGATCAAGACCTGCTACGATGGAAGTTGCAATCTGGGTTGATCAAGGCAATTGGATAATGAAGGCAAAGGATTTCCGCTTTTCCGGTAACGAGGGCAAGACTTTCTCTGGCCGTCATATCGAAGGAAAAACTTTGCGTTATAATGTTCGACTTAATAGGTAGACTAAGCCAGCTAACAACGGAGGGCAGGACATGCGTAAGAAACGCTTTATGAAGATATTGACGGTGGCGCTTCTGGCCAGCGGTATCCAGATGGGCGGAACGGGTTTCGCCTTTGCCGACGCCACCCTGCTGAACGTCTCCTATGATCCGACCCGCGAGCTTTACAAGGATTTCAACGCGGCCTTCGCTGAGAAATGGAAGACGGACACGGGCGAGACGGTGACGATCCAGACCTCGCATGGCGGATCCGGCAAACAGGCCCGCGCCGTCATCGACGGGTTGGAAGCCGATGTCGTGACGCTGGCGCTTGAAGCCGATATTGACGCGATCGCCAAGGGCACGGGCAAAATTCCGGCCGATTGGAAGACCAAATTAGAAAACAACAGCGCGCCCTATACCTCGACGATCGTCTTCCTGGTTCGCAAGGGCAACCCCAAAGGCATCAAGGACTGGGGCGACCTGGTGAAGGACGACATTCAGGTCATTACGCCGAACCCGAAAACCTCGGGCGGTGCCCGCTGGAACTTCCTGGCGGCCTGGGCCTGGGCACGTGCCGCCAACGGCGGAGACGATACAAAAGCGCAAGACTATGTGTCGCAGTTGTTCAAGCATGTTCCGGTGCTCGATACCGGTG
This genomic interval carries:
- a CDS encoding mechanosensitive ion channel family protein translates to MMSKLAGMLLSLLLVAAAPALAQQSAVNATQQPAADAASPEVQTTEQLEAARKQLARFAELAAAAQDDDNRLAELKVEIDAIGKQIIGISVASRPRLDQIKARLTELGEPPAEGAPPEADVVAEERKRLAAERGAINALTGTAEELSIQSTKLSNGITAARRALFSNTLLKYTGIDRSVMTEAMAAITLERQALSRTLGSWLSFAWNFKRLQLLTALFLSLCAALVLLAGTRKVFAPLIHRAIRKEAPGYITRLSVAFWSTMIPTMSMAAFAVTSYFFLQTFNVLRLDIAPIVSASLAVCIALIFVTTLAQAVFAPRESGWRLVRVSDRGARQLVFAIFAMALVNVLDYLAGTISEVLGSPVVLTVVKSLIASVITGLILMAMALIRPIVPAGESLSSRGLPWPRGGSVLFVVTGAALIIAALSGYVGLARFVATQIVMTGAILVTMYIGILTGKAVAKQNALSDTVVGRYLQRRFRMEQVGLDQAGLAAGLGIYAFVVLFFIPLVLLQWGFQIADIQAWTFRIFTEIKIGSISISITGIIAGILLFAAGFVITRWFQRWLDGSVMARSRVDPGVRNSVRTGVGYLGLGLAGLIGISAAGLDLSNLALVAGALSLGVGFGLQNIVSNFVSGLILLVERPFKVGDWVVTGTTEGFVRRISVRATEIETFQRQTIMVPNSLFINASVGNWTHRNKLGRSDIAVTVGYDTAPRQVMDALLEIAAAHPMVLKNPEPQAVFTAFGEATMTFELRVFLADIVNGNGVRNDLRLSIYERFRDEEIGAPFFKKEELEPVPPPPGPETDALTLEPQVLAKAPEEEERPVELETVKRGGTQRRPRRVSVEPANEKA
- a CDS encoding sulfate ABC transporter substrate-binding protein, whose product is MKILTVALLASGIQMGGTGFAFADATLLNVSYDPTRELYKDFNAAFAEKWKTDTGETVTIQTSHGGSGKQARAVIDGLEADVVTLALEADIDAIAKGTGKIPADWKTKLENNSAPYTSTIVFLVRKGNPKGIKDWGDLVKDDIQVITPNPKTSGGARWNFLAAWAWARAANGGDDTKAQDYVSQLFKHVPVLDTGARGATTTFVQRGLGDVLLAWENEAYLSLEELGPDNFDIVTPSISIKAEPPVALVDGNVDAKGTRKVAEAYLQYLYSDAGQKIAAKHYYRPFRPEAADPDDIKRFADVKLTTIDEFGGWKEAQPKFFGDGGLFDQIYKPGQ